The following proteins are co-located in the Dehalococcoides mccartyi 195 genome:
- the atpE gene encoding ATP synthase F0 subunit C, with product MEADVIKLLAAGLAMGLGAIGPGIGVGILGFGALQAIGRNPEAKGSIFTNMILLVAFAESIAIFALVISIVLIFVA from the coding sequence GTGGAAGCTGATGTAATCAAACTCTTAGCGGCTGGCTTGGCAATGGGTCTGGGTGCAATTGGCCCTGGTATCGGTGTAGGTATTCTGGGTTTTGGTGCTTTGCAGGCTATTGGCCGCAATCCTGAAGCCAAGGGTTCTATCTTTACCAACATGATCCTTTTGGTGGCTTTCGCTGAGTCCATCGCCATCTTTGCACTGGTTATCTCTATCGTACTTATTTTCGTTGCCTAA
- the ppsA gene encoding phosphoenolpyruvate synthase: MQKGHEAIVWFNEVTKNDIPLVGGKGANLGEMTGAGIPVPPGYIVTANAYFDFINSSNLRPSISKALESLDINDSKQLAVVANSVKEMIMATPLPTELASQIKAAYEKMGQGLVAVRSSATAEDLPEASFAGQQSTYLNIEGGDEVVEAVQKCWASLFEARAIYYRVQQNFDHLQVGIAVPVQKMVQSQASGVCFTIEPITSDPTKIVIEAIYGLGEGLVSGEITPDLYIIDKEGPAVLSRTISHQERRLVRKNGNSASGPEDESGNNYWQPVPSTKQEQQKITEDDIITLAKLAMLIEKHYNGPQDIEWAKEENTIYIVQSRPVTALKDASELEPEIEAPIMLQGAAASPGLATGEVKVLQDPSEIDLVLQGDILVAEMTTPDFVPAMKRAAAIVTNRGGRTSHAAIVSRELGIPCVVGTGEATRLLKNEQIITVDGTHGKVYNGKVTRNVKTSNIASIVREAIRTKTRVYVNLAQPELADKVAARNVDGVGLLRAEFIFSQIGKHPRYMIEMGQQEEYIQQVYEGVLSFAKAFHPRPVVYRTNDFKTNEYRDLLGGDKYEGQEENPMLGYRGVSRYIKDIEVFKMEIEAIKRVRKDYPNVYVMLPFVRTVDELKKVKQILEDEGLKRGPDFKLWMMVEVPSNIFLIDKFIDAGIDGISIGSNDLTQLILGVDRDSEMLRETFDERNEAVLVALEKAVTTAARRGITASICGQAPSVYPELTEKLVSWGITSVSVSPDMIGTTREIIAKAEAKLKIK, encoded by the coding sequence ATGCAAAAAGGTCATGAGGCTATTGTCTGGTTTAACGAAGTTACGAAGAACGATATCCCTCTGGTCGGCGGTAAAGGCGCTAATTTAGGCGAAATGACCGGCGCCGGTATCCCTGTACCCCCCGGATACATCGTAACAGCCAATGCCTACTTTGACTTCATAAACAGCTCCAACCTTCGCCCCTCTATCAGCAAGGCTCTTGAGTCACTGGATATCAATGATTCCAAGCAACTGGCTGTTGTGGCTAACAGCGTGAAAGAAATGATTATGGCCACTCCTCTGCCTACCGAACTGGCCAGCCAGATTAAGGCTGCCTACGAGAAAATGGGCCAGGGTCTGGTGGCGGTAAGGTCATCAGCTACTGCCGAAGATTTGCCGGAGGCATCTTTTGCCGGACAGCAGAGCACCTACCTTAATATAGAGGGCGGTGACGAGGTGGTTGAAGCCGTGCAAAAATGCTGGGCTTCTTTGTTTGAGGCCAGAGCTATTTACTACCGGGTACAGCAAAACTTTGACCACCTGCAGGTAGGTATAGCCGTACCGGTACAGAAAATGGTACAGTCACAGGCTTCGGGAGTATGCTTCACTATTGAGCCCATTACTTCAGACCCCACTAAAATAGTAATTGAAGCTATATACGGTCTGGGAGAAGGTCTGGTGTCAGGGGAAATTACACCGGACCTTTATATTATAGATAAAGAAGGCCCGGCGGTTCTTTCGCGGACTATCAGCCACCAGGAGAGGCGGCTGGTACGCAAAAACGGCAACTCCGCCTCCGGCCCCGAAGATGAATCCGGCAACAACTACTGGCAGCCGGTTCCCTCCACCAAACAAGAGCAGCAAAAGATAACTGAAGATGATATTATCACTCTGGCCAAACTGGCCATGCTTATTGAGAAACATTATAACGGCCCTCAGGATATTGAATGGGCTAAAGAAGAAAATACAATCTATATTGTTCAGTCCCGCCCTGTTACCGCCCTGAAGGACGCCAGTGAACTGGAGCCCGAAATTGAAGCGCCTATCATGCTGCAGGGTGCGGCGGCTTCACCCGGTCTGGCTACCGGCGAAGTCAAAGTACTCCAAGACCCCTCTGAAATAGACCTGGTGCTTCAGGGTGATATTCTGGTAGCCGAAATGACCACCCCGGACTTTGTACCGGCCATGAAAAGGGCGGCAGCCATTGTAACCAACCGCGGCGGACGCACTTCCCACGCCGCCATTGTCAGCCGTGAACTGGGTATCCCCTGCGTGGTGGGTACCGGAGAAGCTACCAGACTGCTTAAGAACGAACAGATAATTACCGTTGACGGTACTCACGGCAAGGTTTATAACGGCAAGGTTACCCGGAATGTAAAAACCAGCAACATAGCTTCCATTGTACGGGAAGCTATCCGCACCAAGACCCGTGTTTATGTAAACTTAGCCCAGCCTGAACTGGCTGACAAAGTAGCCGCCCGCAATGTAGACGGCGTAGGTCTGCTGAGAGCCGAATTTATATTCAGCCAGATAGGCAAACACCCCCGCTACATGATAGAAATGGGTCAGCAGGAAGAATATATCCAGCAGGTATACGAAGGTGTTTTGTCCTTCGCCAAAGCCTTCCATCCCCGACCGGTAGTTTACCGTACCAATGACTTTAAGACTAACGAATACCGTGACCTGCTGGGCGGTGACAAATACGAAGGCCAGGAAGAAAACCCCATGCTGGGCTACCGGGGTGTTTCCCGCTATATTAAAGATATTGAAGTATTCAAGATGGAAATAGAAGCCATCAAACGGGTACGCAAGGACTACCCCAATGTCTACGTTATGCTTCCCTTTGTCCGCACCGTAGATGAACTGAAAAAAGTAAAGCAGATACTGGAAGATGAGGGCTTAAAGAGAGGGCCTGATTTCAAACTCTGGATGATGGTGGAAGTCCCCTCCAATATCTTCCTGATTGATAAGTTTATTGATGCCGGTATAGATGGCATTTCCATAGGTTCAAATGACCTTACCCAGCTGATACTCGGCGTTGACCGTGACAGCGAAATGCTGCGTGAAACCTTTGACGAACGCAACGAAGCGGTTCTGGTAGCCCTGGAAAAAGCCGTTACCACCGCTGCCCGCCGGGGTATTACCGCCTCTATCTGCGGACAGGCACCTTCGGTTTACCCGGAACTGACTGAAAAGCTGGTCTCATGGGGCATAACCTCAGTTTCCGTCAGCCCTGATATGATAGGCACCACCCGCGAGATTATTGCCAAGGCAGAGGCCAAATTAAAGATTAAATGA
- the atpD gene encoding F0F1 ATP synthase subunit beta, whose amino-acid sequence MANGKVIQVIGSVVDVEFSADSMPALFNALEIPRDNGKMVLEVQSHVGNNRVKCLSFTPTDGLERGAEVIDTKRPLSVPVGRNTLGRIFNVLGEPLDNRGDVKAEKTMPIHRSAPAMDELESSAQVLETGLKVIDLIAPFARGGKIGALGGAGVGKTVLIQELIRNIATEHEGFSVFAGVGERSREGNDLWHEMEDSGVLPKTTMVFGQMNELPAVRLRIALTGLTMAEYFRDEERQDVLLFIDNIYRYTLAGMEVSALLGRMPSAVGYQPTLATEMGALQERIASTKQGSITSFQAVYVPADDYTDPGVVATFGHLDAMIALERSLAEQALYPAVDPLASNSRILDPQVVGEEHYQVARDVQKVLQRYKDLQDVIAILGMEELSEEDKLTVARARRIQRFLTQPMFVSEVFTGRPGQYVSLAETIRGFKEILEGKHDSLPEQAFYMVGTIDDAVAEAKKLSAA is encoded by the coding sequence ATGGCAAACGGAAAGGTTATACAGGTAATTGGTTCGGTTGTTGACGTAGAGTTCTCGGCAGATTCCATGCCGGCTCTGTTTAACGCATTGGAAATTCCCCGTGATAACGGCAAGATGGTGCTGGAAGTGCAGTCACACGTCGGTAACAACCGCGTAAAGTGCCTTTCCTTTACTCCTACCGATGGTCTGGAGCGCGGCGCCGAGGTTATAGATACCAAAAGGCCGCTTTCAGTTCCGGTAGGCCGGAATACTCTGGGGCGTATCTTTAACGTGCTGGGTGAACCTCTGGATAACAGGGGTGATGTAAAAGCTGAAAAGACTATGCCTATCCACCGCTCGGCACCAGCTATGGACGAGCTGGAATCTTCTGCTCAGGTATTGGAAACAGGTCTTAAAGTTATCGACCTGATTGCCCCCTTTGCCCGCGGCGGTAAGATCGGTGCTTTGGGTGGCGCTGGCGTAGGCAAGACAGTGCTTATTCAGGAACTTATCCGCAATATTGCTACCGAACACGAAGGGTTTTCGGTTTTTGCCGGTGTAGGTGAACGTTCCCGCGAAGGTAATGACCTCTGGCATGAAATGGAAGACTCCGGCGTGCTTCCCAAAACTACCATGGTATTCGGTCAGATGAATGAGCTTCCCGCAGTACGTCTGCGTATTGCTCTTACCGGCCTTACCATGGCCGAATATTTCCGTGACGAAGAAAGACAGGACGTGCTCCTGTTTATTGACAATATTTATCGTTATACTCTGGCCGGTATGGAAGTATCCGCTCTTCTGGGGCGTATGCCTTCCGCTGTAGGTTATCAGCCTACTCTGGCTACAGAGATGGGTGCTCTGCAGGAACGCATTGCCTCCACCAAACAGGGTTCGATTACTTCATTCCAGGCTGTGTATGTACCGGCAGATGACTATACCGATCCCGGTGTAGTCGCCACCTTCGGTCACCTGGATGCTATGATAGCCCTTGAGCGTTCACTGGCTGAACAGGCTCTTTATCCGGCGGTAGACCCGCTGGCTTCCAATTCCCGCATACTTGACCCTCAGGTAGTGGGTGAGGAACACTATCAGGTAGCCCGTGACGTGCAGAAGGTTCTCCAGCGTTACAAGGACCTGCAGGACGTTATTGCTATCTTGGGTATGGAAGAACTTTCTGAAGAAGATAAACTCACAGTTGCCCGTGCCCGCCGTATTCAGCGTTTCCTGACTCAGCCCATGTTTGTTTCCGAGGTATTTACCGGCCGTCCCGGTCAGTATGTATCTCTGGCTGAGACTATCCGCGGGTTCAAGGAAATCCTTGAGGGTAAGCATGACAGTTTGCCTGAACAGGCTTTCTATATGGTAGGCACTATTGATGATGCCGTAGCCGAAGCTAAAAAGCTCAGCGCGGCCTAA
- the atpF gene encoding F0F1 ATP synthase subunit B: MEKLAELGINIPSFIAQVVNFGLLLGLLYLFAYKPILAKLDERSARIKESMERTDQVKEQAQRAEEEFKKKIGEASQQGQLVIERAVKTGDEIRQKAIEEARAEAEAMLSRARTEIRQERDEVVDQLRKEFAELTILAAGKVIDQSLDKKAHQALIDSVLENSTNLRKN; this comes from the coding sequence GTGGAAAAACTGGCAGAACTGGGAATAAATATACCTTCTTTCATAGCCCAGGTTGTAAACTTCGGTTTACTCTTAGGTCTGCTGTATCTGTTTGCCTATAAGCCCATTCTGGCTAAACTTGACGAGCGTTCCGCCCGTATCAAGGAAAGCATGGAACGGACAGACCAGGTAAAAGAGCAGGCCCAGCGGGCGGAAGAAGAGTTTAAAAAGAAGATTGGCGAAGCCAGCCAGCAGGGGCAACTGGTGATTGAACGGGCTGTAAAGACCGGTGATGAAATCCGCCAGAAAGCCATAGAAGAAGCTAGGGCTGAAGCTGAAGCCATGCTTAGCCGCGCCCGGACTGAAATACGTCAGGAGCGGGATGAAGTAGTGGACCAGCTGCGCAAGGAATTTGCCGAACTGACCATTTTGGCGGCCGGTAAGGTTATTGACCAATCTTTAGATAAAAAGGCGCATCAGGCGCTGATTGACAGTGTGCTTGAAAATAGCACCAACCTGCGGAAAAATTAA
- a CDS encoding F0F1 ATP synthase subunit epsilon, translating into MAKLKLDIVTAERSVFSEEVDLVVAPGIEGEMAILPHHAPLMTALQAGELKAKIGSEEYSMVVSGGFLEVRPDRVIVLADSAERAEEIDIARATEAKKRAEARMADKYEPGMLAAETEASLRRAMIRLKVAEKRRKRPSV; encoded by the coding sequence TTGGCTAAATTAAAGCTGGACATAGTAACTGCGGAACGTTCGGTCTTTTCCGAAGAGGTGGATTTGGTGGTTGCCCCTGGTATTGAGGGTGAAATGGCCATACTGCCTCATCATGCCCCGCTGATGACAGCTTTGCAGGCGGGGGAACTTAAGGCCAAGATAGGCTCTGAGGAGTATTCTATGGTGGTTTCCGGCGGTTTCCTTGAGGTGCGGCCTGACAGGGTAATTGTACTGGCGGACAGTGCTGAAAGGGCTGAGGAAATTGACATTGCCCGGGCTACCGAGGCTAAGAAGAGGGCTGAAGCCCGCATGGCTGACAAATACGAGCCCGGTATGCTGGCTGCCGAAACAGAGGCTTCGCTGAGACGGGCTATGATACGCCTTAAGGTGGCTGAGAAGCGGCGGAAACGCCCCTCTGTTTAG
- the atpA gene encoding F0F1 ATP synthase subunit alpha translates to MSARGQDIVSIIKEQIKEFGAPVSMTSVGSVIEVGDGIARIHGLSNAKYNELLEFPGGVMGIALNLEEDSVAAVILGDDANIKEGDEVKATGRISEITVGKGMIGRVVDPLGRPLDGKGPIKAETVRPLERIAPNVVDRKSVNTPVQTGIKAIDAMIPIGRGQRELIIGDRSTGKTAIALDTIINQKGGDLVCIYVAIGQKASKVARTVALLEQYGAMEHTIVVAANSSDAVALQYLAPYAGCAIGEEFMEQGQDALVVYDDLTKHAWAYRQLSLLLRRPPGREAYPGDVFYLHSRLLERAARLNDKLGGGSLTALPIIETQAGDVSAYVPTNVISITDGQIYLEPDMFNSGIRPAVNVGISVSRVGSSAQTKAMKKVASKLKMDMGQYRELAAFAQFGTSELDKATRMQLERGQRITEVLKQGQYQPVPMANQVAILYAALNGYLDSVEVAKVRDFESGLYRFLEANFASVLNNITKENAISAETETALKTALDDYKKGLVV, encoded by the coding sequence TTGAGCGCACGTGGTCAAGATATAGTATCTATTATTAAAGAGCAGATAAAAGAATTCGGGGCTCCGGTCAGTATGACCAGCGTCGGTTCGGTTATCGAAGTAGGCGATGGTATCGCCCGTATTCATGGTCTTTCCAACGCCAAGTACAACGAACTTCTGGAATTTCCCGGCGGTGTTATGGGCATTGCCCTTAACCTTGAAGAAGACAGCGTAGCCGCTGTTATCCTGGGTGATGATGCCAATATTAAAGAAGGCGATGAAGTAAAGGCTACCGGCCGTATATCTGAAATTACGGTTGGTAAAGGTATGATAGGCCGCGTGGTAGACCCCTTGGGCCGCCCTCTGGACGGCAAAGGTCCTATCAAGGCTGAAACAGTCCGTCCTCTTGAACGCATCGCCCCCAACGTAGTTGACCGTAAATCGGTAAATACCCCGGTTCAGACCGGTATTAAGGCTATTGATGCCATGATACCCATCGGCCGCGGTCAGCGTGAGCTGATTATTGGTGACCGTTCAACCGGTAAAACCGCCATTGCCCTGGATACCATTATTAACCAGAAGGGCGGAGACCTGGTTTGTATTTATGTGGCTATCGGCCAGAAAGCTTCTAAAGTAGCCCGGACAGTAGCTTTGCTTGAGCAGTACGGCGCTATGGAGCACACTATTGTGGTTGCGGCCAACTCTTCTGATGCGGTTGCTTTGCAGTATCTGGCACCTTATGCCGGCTGCGCTATCGGCGAAGAGTTTATGGAACAGGGTCAGGATGCTCTGGTAGTCTATGATGACCTTACCAAGCACGCTTGGGCTTACCGCCAGCTTTCCCTCCTTCTGCGCCGCCCGCCCGGCCGTGAGGCTTATCCGGGTGACGTGTTTTACCTGCACAGCCGGTTGCTGGAACGGGCTGCCCGCCTTAACGACAAGCTCGGCGGCGGTTCGCTGACTGCTTTGCCTATTATTGAAACTCAGGCCGGAGACGTTTCGGCTTATGTACCTACCAACGTTATCTCCATTACTGATGGTCAGATTTACCTTGAACCTGATATGTTTAACTCCGGTATCCGCCCTGCGGTCAACGTAGGTATATCGGTATCCCGAGTAGGTTCAAGCGCCCAGACTAAGGCCATGAAAAAGGTTGCCAGCAAGCTGAAGATGGATATGGGTCAGTATCGTGAACTGGCCGCTTTTGCCCAGTTTGGTACTTCCGAACTGGATAAAGCTACCCGTATGCAGCTTGAACGCGGTCAAAGAATCACCGAGGTACTTAAACAGGGACAGTACCAGCCGGTACCTATGGCTAATCAGGTTGCTATCCTGTATGCCGCACTCAACGGGTACCTTGACAGTGTAGAAGTGGCTAAAGTACGTGATTTTGAAAGCGGGCTTTATCGCTTCCTTGAAGCGAACTTTGCTTCAGTGCTGAACAATATCACCAAGGAAAATGCCATCTCTGCTGAAACCGAGACAGCCCTTAAGACCGCTTTGGATGATTACAAGAAGGGTTTAGTAGTATAA
- the atpH gene encoding ATP synthase F1 subunit delta: protein MAKRVYAIAMRYAQALYELAKEQKSLDKWQEDLQDLSSLTEDASVAEFLSNPKIASARKHKVLAKLSNIDPLMLNLVDMLVATRRLGIMRAVSGEYNRLLNEARGVEDAIVTTAKPSSEADIEIIRQQLSKITGKKINVVTATDPGLIAGLKARIGDKLIDGSVSRRLVLLQNEISQGRI, encoded by the coding sequence GTGGCCAAAAGAGTTTATGCTATAGCCATGCGTTATGCGCAGGCATTATACGAACTGGCTAAGGAGCAAAAGTCTCTGGATAAGTGGCAGGAAGATTTACAGGATCTTTCCAGCCTCACAGAGGATGCTTCGGTTGCAGAGTTTCTCAGCAACCCCAAAATTGCCTCTGCCAGAAAACACAAGGTCCTTGCCAAGCTGAGCAATATAGATCCGCTGATGCTGAACCTGGTGGATATGCTGGTGGCTACCCGCAGGCTGGGTATCATGAGGGCTGTTTCAGGTGAGTATAACCGTTTGCTGAATGAGGCCAGAGGGGTGGAGGATGCTATTGTAACCACTGCCAAGCCTTCCAGCGAAGCGGATATTGAAATAATCAGACAGCAGTTAAGCAAGATAACCGGGAAAAAGATAAATGTAGTAACTGCAACAGACCCCGGCTTGATAGCTGGTCTGAAAGCCAGAATCGGGGATAAACTGATAGATGGTTCTGTCAGCCGGAGGCTGGTCTTACTGCAAAACGAAATCAGTCAGGGACGTATTTGA
- the atpG gene encoding ATP synthase F1 subunit gamma yields MANIRIIKRRIRSVRNIAKITRAMEMIAASKMKKAQERGLAGRPYSEKITEVIAALAALPQSGEILHPLLERRPVKKIAVLHITPDRGQCGGLVANINRKTGTFMLEQKIPVSAVVVGRKGVDFIRRIKQQMRAEFINLGDRPGYLDTLPISRVIMDDFMSGEIDQVFIAYTQFVTTAVQKPVLEQLLPVVPLELPPGQNLEYIYEPESATVLNSLLPRFVEMSVYHAILESIASEQSARMVAMRNATDNAKELIGELTLVYNKARQESITNELLDIVGGAAALA; encoded by the coding sequence ATGGCTAATATAAGAATAATAAAAAGGCGTATCCGCAGTGTCCGTAACATAGCCAAGATTACCAGGGCTATGGAAATGATTGCGGCCTCCAAAATGAAAAAGGCCCAGGAACGCGGTCTGGCAGGTAGGCCTTACAGTGAAAAAATCACCGAGGTTATTGCTGCTTTGGCGGCTTTACCCCAGAGCGGTGAAATTTTGCACCCCTTGCTTGAACGCAGGCCGGTTAAAAAGATAGCCGTACTTCACATAACCCCTGACAGGGGTCAGTGCGGCGGCCTGGTTGCCAATATCAACCGCAAGACCGGTACGTTTATGCTGGAGCAGAAGATTCCGGTATCTGCCGTAGTTGTAGGGCGTAAGGGTGTGGATTTCATCCGCCGTATCAAACAGCAGATGCGGGCAGAGTTTATAAATCTGGGGGATAGGCCCGGCTACCTGGATACCCTCCCCATTTCCAGAGTTATTATGGATGACTTTATGAGTGGGGAAATTGACCAGGTTTTTATTGCCTATACTCAGTTTGTAACTACCGCCGTACAGAAGCCTGTTCTTGAGCAGCTTTTGCCGGTAGTGCCGCTGGAATTGCCTCCCGGCCAGAATCTGGAATATATTTATGAGCCGGAATCAGCTACTGTTTTAAATTCGCTTTTACCCCGTTTTGTTGAGATGAGTGTGTATCATGCCATTCTGGAGTCTATTGCCTCAGAGCAGTCAGCCCGGATGGTAGCTATGCGCAATGCTACCGATAACGCCAAAGAACTTATCGGAGAGTTGACACTTGTTTACAACAAGGCTCGTCAGGAATCTATCACTAATGAGCTTTTGGACATCGTCGGCGGAGCTGCCGCGCTGGCCTAA
- a CDS encoding AtpZ/AtpI family protein, with the protein MNKWGTGLQYLGLGWYIALVILLGTLGGRWLDQALGLSPLFLLIGLLSGVFLAFYGVYRLLPKITNNGKGN; encoded by the coding sequence ATGAACAAATGGGGTACAGGTCTTCAGTATCTTGGTTTGGGCTGGTACATTGCCCTTGTCATATTGCTGGGGACGCTGGGCGGCAGGTGGCTGGATCAGGCACTTGGTCTTTCACCCCTGTTCTTACTGATCGGTCTTTTAAGCGGAGTTTTTCTGGCCTTTTACGGCGTTTATCGGTTGCTGCCGAAGATAACTAACAACGGTAAAGGGAATTGA
- a CDS encoding KH domain-containing protein, whose product MKELVEYIAKSLADEPNDVVVTEEPEEEGIKLTLKVADVDKGRIIGKQGRIAQAMRTLIRVKAAKAGKRARLEIL is encoded by the coding sequence ATGAAAGAACTTGTCGAGTACATCGCCAAATCGTTAGCTGACGAGCCAAATGATGTAGTAGTGACAGAAGAACCTGAAGAAGAAGGCATAAAGCTGACTCTAAAGGTAGCTGATGTAGATAAGGGCAGAATTATCGGCAAGCAGGGCAGAATTGCTCAGGCAATGCGCACCCTCATTCGGGTTAAAGCGGCTAAAGCTGGTAAGCGCGCCCGTCTTGAAATTCTTTAG
- the rpsP gene encoding 30S ribosomal protein S16, producing the protein MLKIRLTRIGAPKKPCYRIIVTEARSPRDATYTDLVGTYNPMTNPETVVINAEKALYWIGKGAQPTDTVARLLKKAGVVNSN; encoded by the coding sequence ATGTTGAAAATCAGACTCACTCGTATCGGAGCCCCCAAGAAGCCTTGCTACCGGATAATCGTAACTGAGGCCCGTTCGCCGCGTGATGCCACTTATACGGACCTTGTCGGCACCTATAACCCCATGACTAATCCTGAAACTGTGGTAATAAACGCTGAAAAAGCCCTCTACTGGATTGGTAAAGGTGCTCAACCTACGGATACGGTTGCCCGTCTTTTGAAAAAGGCCGGCGTCGTTAATTCTAACTAA
- the rimM gene encoding ribosome maturation factor RimM (Essential for efficient processing of 16S rRNA), whose product MTQEEEYILIGKVLGVWGINGGLKIEVLTDFPERFDAGNELLIGRAPYTISQTSWQKAQVIVHLSEITGIDAAEELSGAQVEIPAAALKKLPKGVYYDFQLIGLEVTDLSGNRIGQIKEILHMPSNDIYVSSYGAKEALIPAVKDVVKEINLQKGQVIIDPIPGLLD is encoded by the coding sequence ATGACCCAAGAAGAAGAATATATTTTAATAGGCAAGGTGCTGGGAGTATGGGGTATAAACGGCGGTCTCAAAATTGAGGTGCTGACTGATTTCCCCGAACGCTTTGATGCCGGGAATGAACTCCTGATAGGACGCGCGCCATATACCATAAGCCAGACCAGCTGGCAAAAAGCCCAGGTGATTGTTCACCTGAGCGAAATAACCGGTATTGATGCCGCTGAGGAGCTTAGCGGTGCTCAGGTAGAAATACCTGCCGCTGCTTTGAAAAAACTGCCGAAGGGCGTTTACTATGACTTTCAGCTGATAGGTTTGGAAGTGACAGACCTGTCCGGTAATAGAATAGGGCAAATAAAGGAAATACTCCATATGCCCTCAAACGATATATACGTAAGCAGTTACGGTGCTAAAGAGGCCTTGATACCGGCAGTCAAAGATGTGGTCAAGGAAATAAACCTGCAAAAAGGCCAGGTGATAATAGACCCTATTCCCGGACTGCTTGACTAG
- a CDS encoding F0F1 ATP synthase subunit A: protein MPKKKILGMPKAVFWPVMIVILAMLVVGFLSGPIGVALFGDLGFPDWMKITTPKPELPSAEIFSIGPVAITNTILTAWVTILVLVGLSIAATRKMKLIPGRLQGALEMVLSWIYNMCVDAAGEKFGRKFFPLVATIFLFIIVNAWMNLLPGYNTIFIELGNGHEAHLLRGANTDINLPLALAAITFVMVEYWGIKTLGGFHYLSKFFNFKPLINAFRHKEGVIGIFNGFITIFVGLLEFFLEFVRIISLTFRLFGNMIGGEILILMITFLAPFIIGIPFYGLEMLVGFVQALVFCNLALVFSLIAVTPHGEENH from the coding sequence GTGCCAAAGAAAAAGATTTTAGGTATGCCCAAAGCGGTATTCTGGCCAGTAATGATAGTTATACTGGCAATGTTAGTGGTCGGTTTCCTGTCCGGCCCTATAGGTGTCGCCCTCTTTGGTGATCTTGGATTTCCTGACTGGATGAAAATTACCACTCCCAAACCGGAACTTCCGTCTGCTGAAATTTTCAGCATAGGCCCGGTGGCAATAACCAACACTATCCTTACTGCCTGGGTTACCATTCTGGTACTGGTGGGGCTGAGTATTGCCGCCACCCGCAAAATGAAACTTATCCCCGGCCGTCTTCAGGGTGCTTTGGAGATGGTGCTTAGCTGGATTTACAATATGTGCGTAGATGCTGCCGGTGAAAAATTCGGCCGCAAGTTTTTCCCCCTGGTAGCCACTATCTTTCTTTTTATTATCGTAAATGCCTGGATGAACCTGCTGCCCGGTTACAATACCATATTTATAGAGCTGGGCAACGGCCACGAAGCCCACTTGCTTCGCGGTGCCAATACCGATATCAACCTGCCGCTGGCTTTGGCCGCCATAACCTTTGTTATGGTAGAGTACTGGGGTATTAAAACTCTGGGCGGTTTCCATTATCTCAGCAAATTTTTCAACTTCAAACCCCTGATAAACGCTTTCCGGCACAAAGAAGGGGTAATTGGTATATTTAACGGCTTTATTACCATCTTTGTAGGTTTACTGGAATTCTTCCTGGAATTCGTCCGTATTATCAGCCTGACCTTCCGTCTTTTCGGCAACATGATAGGCGGCGAAATCCTGATACTTATGATTACATTCCTTGCGCCGTTCATCATCGGCATACCTTTCTACGGTCTTGAAATGCTGGTAGGCTTCGTACAGGCGCTGGTGTTCTGTAATTTGGCTCTGGTCTTCTCCCTGATAGCGGTTACGCCTCACGGGGAAGAAAATCATTAA